ttgtaaaagggcCTTATTTTTTGGCTATATTTGGGTCTGGGTCGTAGAACTTACGGGTGTATTTGGGTCGTGGATTAACCGAAAACTGTTAGGAAACAGTTAGCTGACTTTTCCAATGTTCACAAAACCCCTGACCATTAGTTGACTGTGCTGACCGTTTAAGTATTGATGAGGGGATTCTGTTTTACCCCTAAAATCATCACCAGACTTTCCCATGAAACCATTCATCTCATTTCAAATTTTTGGCTTCATTAAAATCAACCGATGTTGTTTCAAACAGACAAACATCATCTCTAAGAACTAAAACCAAACACGTTATGTGCATCTGTGCAACCTTATCAATCAACAAAAAATTGGGCATATCCTTATCAAAATTAGATCAACCTGAACCAAATCTGTTCAAATTAAAAGTGAAAATCTAAAGTGAAAATCAATTACCTAACAAAATTATATTAACCCTTATCTAAAGTGTCACAAATTCAATCATATCAATTGCAAGCAAACAAGAAAATTCTTACCAATTATATGGTCTTTTAAATTTCTTAAGAAGTCAGCGTCTCTCTCAATTTTCTCCACGAGCTTTTGTAGTTCCAATCTCTTCTTCCCCCTTGTTACAGTGATtccaaattaaaatattttttgtaATCTATCTAAAAGCCTCTTTAAATTAGTTGGGTTTAGAGCAACTTGGTtctcggattgattcaaaatggAAACAACCAAAGTTACAACATCAATTCTTCAACCTCGGATTTACCATCTCCAAAAAGCCCATCGGGAAGAACCCAAATCATGTCACACTcttcttctgaaacaaaatttTTGTTGAAACTCATCAGTGAGGTTATGAGCGGATTTGTTTAGATTTAAACCTAGCCAACTGTATTATACACCGATAAAAAAGAGACCAAATTCAAATATATCGGGTCCATTTTCTAAACGGGTTGGTCGGATAAACCCGATTATGTTAATAACTAAGGTTAGGATGTTACGACCTTTTAACTAATTGATAAGGATATTTTAGTAAAAAAATACACGGCCAAAGTTAATCAACAACTCAAATACATCAACCGCATCTtctacgacccagaccctaatatTGCCATAAAGATGGGACCCTTTTACAAAAATATCTCTTACCTTTATCTACTTGTCAAATGCACCAAACTTATGTTTGCCAAACaaacatttattttttattattttcttttttaatcaaACACATGGTGCAATTGACCACGTACTCCAGTACTCCAGTTACCTAAATTTGTTCCCTCATTTTATGCGTAAGTCAACTGCCAGCTAAGATATTaacctagcgtttttaggggccactcaaaaagaATTAGGGGCCATCTTCTTATTCCCATCCATTGAAGGAGGTTAAGGgatgtcttaaaaataaaaagttgtttatattgtccttcacctttatactaaatctaaacctatatcctttattttcataatcatatcattccatttcttcttctcttttccacccattgaatttttttttcatcattttaattttgattgaaaacaaagatcatcgataaaacaaatgttatgattgattgtttaaaattaaaacccaaaattcattaaccttaaagtaGAAACTTAGAGCATCAAAAAAAAATGAgttcaacaaacaaaacgaatagatgatagtagttgtgattcaaaattaggatttgattacttgaaatcaaaaatttgatccgaaaattttcttggatttacagtagcagaaacataatcggtagataactatctattttacctaccgattatggttgatgttcttggatttacactagcagaaacataatcggtagataataatctactttacctaccgattatggttgatgttcttcgtttcttaagaacatcaaccataatcggtaggtaaattgatcgatatctaccgattattcttgattctaaaaattaaatttctctgtacaaaaaattacgcacaatcgatagataatgaacaccattaactaccgattgtgaaagtagaaaaatttgaaatttttgttaagttttgaaaatttgaatttgaggccgtgaacacaatcggcagataataaacatcacttattaacacaactcacttccgattatggtagtactaaaattcgaaaatttagtatattcggaggttaaagtaacacactttactaccgattatggtagtaccaaagttcgaaaaagcaaaaaaaaaaaaaaaattcctcaaatttttttatcaccCGAATCCTGCTCAAACTACCGAATATTGAAGGATAATTTTGTCATTACGAAATATGGGAGATAAGGGGTGAACACAATTTAAAATTGGGtgatcttttttgttttattgttggcccctaattccttttgagtggcccctaaaaacgccaggatattaactcccaaatatctctACATTATGAGAATACCAAAACCTAGAGCTGACATTTCATCCTTAAAACTTAAAGCTGCCGCCGAAAAATCTTTAACGACCTAATTTCTCTTATGAATCTTTAAGAGAGAAAGAAATCGAAAGCGCAAGGAGAAGCAATGTCAAGCATTCCGGAGGATTTATACCTTGACATCCTATTATGGGTACCAGCAAAATCACTATTATCATGTAAGTGCGTTTGTAAATCTTGGTACTCAACAATCTCCAGCCATAAGTTCATTAAAGCACACCTTAACTTAACTATCCAggagaaaaaaaattataacCTCATGCTTATAGGAAGAAAGCTGCGTAGTATCGATCCCATGATTATTTGTTCTGTAGCTTATGATGCACTATCATCCCGATTTGCAAGAAATGATTTGGTCGTTAGAAATGCTATAGAATATGATTATCCATTCAGATCATTAGGTCAGGATATTGTCTTGCTAGGTTGTTGCCATGGTCTGGTTTGTATGCAGGTTTCATATATGGTTTTCAAGGATTTTCTTTGTGTTTGGAATCCATGTACCAAAGAGTATAAGGTTATACCGGATGAAAAAATAGAAGATGAGACAGCTTATGCTTTTGGTTATGATTCTACCATTGATGACTACAAATTATTTAAGGTTATACAGATACCTGCTGGTAGTATTTTTTGTTTAGTTGATGTGTATACGCTAGGATCGAATTCTTGGAGAAGTATTGAAGACATAACTTATTGCTTTCATAATGAGAAAAAAGTTGGGGTGCTTGCCAATGGGAATCTTCATTGGTTAGGTTGGTCATGCAAGATAACTGATACCCAAATTGTGGAGAGATCTAAAGTCATAAGCTCTTTGGATGTCAGCAACGAAAGATTCCACGAAATGCAATTAGCGAAAGAACCTTTGGAGAATGAACACAACTTTAGGAGTCTGGGAGTGTTGGAAGGGCGTCTCTGTGTACTTTTTCACGACGATTCTAAGCTTGATCTGTGGGTAATGCAGGATTATGGAGTGCAGGAATCTTGGACAAAACAATTTTCCATTATGAAGGAGCAGATTAGGGACCGTCGCTTAATAAGTCTGATGTGGTCTTTCAAGAATAATGAGGACCATAAGTATCTAATATGTGCTGAGCATGATTTATTTTTATATGAGCCGAAGCAGGCGAGAGTTAGAAGACCAGAGATTAACGGTTTAAGAAGCTTGCATCATGTTGAGAATCATTTTGAAAGCCTAGTATCACTCGGCTCTGGCACTTATGTGGGGAGATAGTAAATGGTAAGTAGAACGATCACATTTTGGTTTTCTTTTGAAGTAAATTAACTTGTCATTATTTGTATCTTAATCTGACTCATAGCGAATGAACTCCTGTTATTTGCACATTTTCTAAACTCTTAAACTAGCTCGCACTGCATGTGGGTTTTTATCTTTATTAACTTGGATTCTTTTTGGTCTTGGCAGGAAGGAAGAAGTTGGTGCTGAAAGAGTATTTGGGCTGAAGTTAAGAGCATTCGAGTATTTTTCTTTTCACAAGACTTCTTTTTTTTCCGAGTTTTTTTATAATTCGTATAATCTTGGATTGTAAGATTTTCGAAGTTTTTTCTTGAACTACTGTTGAATTTGAGTATTCTCTTGAATAAATAAATTACTGGTTTCCATTTGTGAATCTTGTTATTAAATTGCTTAAGTGAGTGATCATTTATTGAATTTTGCTGTTACCTAATTAGAATTGAGAAACTTGTAACTAGTTTGCGTGGAGACGGCTTGCTTGTACAAGTTAAACATATTTTAGACAGCGCAACCGATGATCAAATGTGCAGTTGATTTGTTAACTACGAAATATTACGTATCGAGGTTTAAGTTGCTATACTGAGATATCTTCACCCTTCATCTTCAAGATGTACAAGAAACAGCTAATTCAGAGTCGAAAAGAGGAAACAAAAAtgattaacttcagactggaaaaTTAAATCAAATAGTACAATACAGTAGAATTTAATACCCTACAGGGCCTTGTACTACCAGAGCTATACAATATTTCCAGAAAGTACTCGCAGTATATCTAATTTGGTCAAGCCATCTTCACTCCTCGTGAACAACCCATGCTGACATGAGGCAGAATCCATTGATTTGGATTGGCTACTATAAATGCTATTGGCATCAAATAGAACAGTCTAATGCCGCTATTACCATGACAAGCAGAATTGTCATTCTtcagttctttttccttcatttgGGTTTAACCTTTCTCCATTTGGTACCTCATTCGTAAGCTCATCTGTATCCAGTTGCTTCTCTAAAGACCAGAAACGATCAGCCTTGATCAATAAAAATAAGCCTTCCAAGAATAAAACCACCCATCTGTATGGACGAGCCTCCTGGTGTAAAACAGCTAACAGTGCCATTACAACGGCAAGCAGAATTTTCACTCTTTCAAATCACATCCTCTGAACCAGGCACTTCTTCACTATTATCAGTTTTTTTCGTTCTATCTTTCATTCTTTCTTGTGAATGCAAACTCCTGTCTTTTTCATCTTTTACCACATATGTTTGCTCATGCCAATTCAGAGTACCACTAGCTTCTCTCTTTTTCTGATATGAAGGTAGTGACTGAAAAGCAATTAGCAGCAAAAGGTAGGTGAAATAAGTCCAATATTTCATTCTGAAAAGAACTAATGACTGGAACGGCAATTGGTAGTGGTGTTCCAGCAATGCTTTTCTCTGGATCAGCTTCTGATTTGCTTCTATGTCTGACCAAGTTTGGTTGCGAGTTTAATTTGCCACactaaacttatgttcttatgagTGATGCCAGTTGTCCGCATTCAAGACCATCAAAAATACTGGATACAGTTGCTATATTATTATGGTTACCTTTCTCAGCATTGCTTTCCTACGCAACCTGGCACCTCTTTTGTTTTAACGGACCATTTGGAGGGTCCATAGACCAACTCCAAGATTTTATCATCTTCCTGAAAGAAACATGAGAAAGCAAGACGTAAATTTAATTGGAAACTCCGTGAGAACTGTTAGAACCAAATAACAGATTTGGTGTCAAACATATAGGGTCAATTGTCCCTTAACCAGGTCTGGATTTGGTGTCAAACCTTTTGCCATCGCTGCAGACATTGCACTTCTCTTCTATGAAGTAAATTAGCAGCTGCATAGATAGATGATCAATTTTACCACCCCATATGTTAACAATTCAGCATCTAAAACTGCCGATTAGGGCAATTCAATCAGATCTTCTTTAAATGGTAAAAATTAacgaattaaaaaaatatatattttgtaaacttGAACTAATAAAAAGCTTTGTAACTGGAAAGGACTGACAGGAAAATGGCGTTGTAAGATTTCAACATACATACGTGTCTACATGTATTTACATCTCCCACTAAAATGCTTCGTTAGTCTATTTTTCTACGTCTTGTGAACTAGCACAGCTTCAGATATACTACAAAAACAGATGAATAAACAAAAAGCAGACCAACCTATTTTCTTCCAAATTTTGTCCTTAAAAGATTCACCAGCTTTCCGCAACTTCTCATCCTGTGGTGATATTTCTAGATGTTAGAACATTACTTATTGTAACGATGCCAACCGTAAAATATGAGTAGAAAGGAAGATAAATTAAACAGACAGTTAGGAAACAACAATGAAGTCAAGCACATCCATGCTGCATATAGATGAAATAACACAATCCCCGTAATATGAATATTATCCAACGGAATAAACTGCGTCTTTAAATCAGTTCAAAAGTTAGTCGTACTATAAAATTGACCTGTATATAAAATACAGGAAAAAATATGTACTCCAAGCTAACAATTTCAAAATTGGCCACTAGATTACAGGACAAAAAGCTTATAGAGCTTACCCAAAAAGGCATCATCAGAATCCCAAACAGCATTAACTATgtaatcagtagatatcaacattgAGTTTCTCAAGAAAACTGCGTAGCTCGGCTAACAGTTTCTAAGTTTGGACGGTGGATGAGAATTATTAAAAGCTCATTCACAAGAAGTCTCACCTCTTCAGTAGTCCAACCACCCTTTGCTCGCCTTGTAGGACCACCAATTCTCCTATACAAAACCACCAATTTATCCAGAATTGAGCAAAGCAAAAGCAATCCCATCATACCACAAACCTAATCACTAATCTCTATATGCCTTTTCAGCTTCAAAACTAAACCAGTTAAGACTTGAGGAATCCCCACAAATCAGAATCAAATTTCATTTGATACAATAGCATACCACAAATTTCTTTAAGAGTCAGCTTAATTCAGCACCAAATGATATCATATGTTTGATAAATTTATGAAAAGCACAACCGAAGATCTAATCTAATAACACAAGTAAAAGAAGCCGACCTGACTGAAAGGCCGCTACCATTAAGATCTTCTTCAGAAACAGGAGGAACTGGAATCCGGAGTTTCTTGCTTTGTTCTCTAAACAACGCAATTCGATATTCATCGTCTTCTCAGCAAGCATCTTCCATATCTACAAGACTACTACCTTCGGCTGCGTTTTATCTTTCATTACCCTAATTAATTACCAATCATCAATTAAAAGAGCCCCAAAGATAACAGAAACATCAATCAAAATTTTACAAGAACAGACATCCCCAATTTTGAAAAGGAAATTCGAATGGTGAATTGAAAAAGGAAAGTGAAGTAAAGTAATTACCTGAAGAATTAATGGCGGGAAATGAAGAGAAAAGTTGGGGAAATCGTCTAGAGAAATAGAGAGGATGATGATGCTAAATCGTCTAAAGAAAGTAATTACCCCTAGACAAACTCGCACACAACacccaaaaaaagaagaaacccTTAAAAACTATCCACGTGTCACCAAACTGAGAGCCACGGCCCACCACAACTACAAACTTGTGCGTCTGCTTACTGTTTATTTTGTCATTTCAGCCCTgctagtttttttcttttctcttttttgtcATCCTTAGCTAGTGAAGTTCATTTCAGTGCCAATCCTTAGCTACTGATGCATTGAAATCTCGCAAGGTTAACCTTGGTACATACGAATATTGTGTACCGGAATACATCATAGGATTGAGGCGAAATCCAGAACTGAACAAAACCATCGTCCAATTGGAAATTATCTTGTTCGTTTTGATCTTTTGCGCTTTTTTAATTGTATTCGCATGCACACGATTTGTGTGTTCTTCAATTTTGTTATCTTTGccgaggaaaaagaaaaatcatatcaaaattAGTCAGCCGTAATGGATTCGGCAACCTACTTAAAAATGTTTGTCatgtttttaatattttgctATTTTTTGTCGTTGGGCCGCGAACACGGGAGTTATTAGCTGGGACACCCTCTTCGTTCGGGATCCTCACTGAACTCTTGTTTTCTTCTATTAATTTATAGTaatttgtatatagttttattttTCCTGACATTTTTAAGGGCCACTTAAAAAAAATTAGGGACTAACAATAAAAcgaaaaaggtcacccaaacctaaattATGTTCACCCCTTATCTCTCATATTTCGTAATAACAAAATTACTCTTCGATATTCTGTAGTTTGAGTAGGATTTGGGTGATAAAAAattttgaggttttttttttttttttttttttgaactttggtacagccataatcggtagtaaagtgtgttactttaacttcctaatgatattttaccaaaatcttttaattttcaaactttggtacaaccataatcggtagtaaattgtgttactttaacctccgaatatattcaattttcgaatttaaatactaccataatcggtagtaaatttaacttgcgaatgtatattggcaccaaaatgagatttttccaaaatcgtttaattttcgaactttggtacaaccataatctgtagtaaagtgtgttactttaacttccgaatttATATtgaccccaaaatgagtttttgccAGAATCCTTCAATTTTTGAACTTTGGCaccaccataatcggtagtaaattgtgttactttaacctccgaatatattcaattttcgaatttgtgGTGCTACCATAATCAGTAGTAAATTGTGTGagtttaacttccgaatgtatactggccccaaaatgagcttttgccaaaatccttcaaattttcgaatttttgtactgccataatcggtagtaaattatgttcattatctaccaatTGTGTGGTACAGAAAATTTGAAGCAGTAGCAggaacacaatcggtagataacaatcaatttacctaccgattatgttcCTGCTACTGCAAATCTTAGAAAATTTtcgatcaaatttttgatttcaagcaATCAAATCATAATTTTGGATCACAATTACTATCATTTGTCTGTTTTGTTTGTTTATAACTCGTTTgtttttttgatgttctaagttaATGGTTGGTTTTAAGTTTAAACAATCGATCATAAAATTTGTTTGATCGACGATCTTGGGTTTCAACCAAAATTAAAACAATGAAAAAATATTCAATggtagaaaagagaaaaaaaagaggaatgatatgattatgaaaataaaagatataggtttagatttaatataaaggtgaaggacaatatagacaatttCTATGTTTTTAAGATACCCCTTAACCTCCTTCAATGGGTGGGAATAAAAGAGTGGCCCCTAATtctttttgagtggcccctaaaaatgatACGAAtggttctttttctttctttttcttttttgagtgGTTGAGCTTGAGATCATTGTTTCCGGTCCAGCTCTGCTTTTTGTATATATACTTTTTTTAAATACAAATTCACAGTTCAAAAAAAAGGACAAATTCATAACCTGACCAgcttcaaaccatataattaataaaccgTCCAAGATTTCAAATTCTTTTATAAAGTGGCCTTTCCGTTAGATTTAGCACATGGACCCACCAGTTCGGTCAGCAGCGTTGAATAAGTCAAACTCGCCTTCTAAAATTACCATTGTAGCCTTACCCAAATAAGAGATGGTTTGGTGCTATCTGCTCTCATATCTTTCTGTCTCTTTTTCTCTCGATTTTCCCTTCGTTCTTCTCCTTCATCATTCTTTTCTGCCGAAAATTGATTGCAACTGAGAATTAAAGAATACAGTGACACTGATTGTTAGAGAACGAACTGATTCAACACGTAGATTTTAGCGAAGACATCTAGTGAATATTTAGGGTTTCAGAGAAGGTTTTGATTTTATGGAGATGGAGATGAGGTACAAAGCGGGGTTTAAATCAGATGAAacaagagttagggtttccttgaAGAAATTCCGAATGGAATTAGAATAAGAAATTGATGATGGTGTTGATTCGAATATTAATTCAACTCATAATAAGAGGTGagtcaaatttagggttttgtaattgatttgttatttcatATGAAATTGAGCTTATTGGATCAATTAATAATTGGGTTTGGTTCTGATTGGAGTGAATATGGTTGTATGAAGTTAAATTTTGATTTCACAGGGGATTAGGGTTCAATGGGCGTATTATGTTGGTGGTAGTAAACATGGATTTTCAGGAACAGATGTTGTTTGAAGTTGGAATTACAGGTGGTGATAGTTATGCTGAGTTGGTCTGGATGGTAATTATGGTGAAGTTGAATCCCAAGTGGTAGTGATGTTGAACTAAGAAAGATGCATGAAAGAAATAAAGTTGCAACTGTTAGAGGAGGTAATCTGGTTCAGGCTAGTTAACTCACCGATCCAGAATGACTCACCGAGGGTTAACTTGTCTTTTACTAAGGAGGTTAACTGACATGTGTGCATTTAACAGCTGTTACCCGTTTTTtgaaaaaacgggatggaaaatgtcAATGTCGGTCACTTTATATAAACATTCAAAATAACGTCCAGTTTCTGAAATATATAACAAAAACATGACCATTTtattaaaaagcccaaaaaaaaaataccgtAACTATGAAGTAGATAAGTTACTTATGTTGTTGCTagctttttttttcatctttgtttGTTCGTTCATGAAAATACCGTACCTCAAATGGATGTACCAGAGATGCAGACATATAAGCAAAAGCACATCTAAAGCCACAACTTATTCAATCTTTTACCTACACAAACCATGTGATGCGGTGTATTCTTTTTCTAGCTCGAGAATAATGAATGCGAAAGAGTCAGTCAGCAGCGAATAATGACGGAAAGAGAGTCAGTAGTGCATTCTTTTATGTTACACTTCAAGTAATTGTGCAAATGGCAGAAAAAGTTAGTTTCATTTTCAGCTTTTTGAAAGGGAAGTATTGGGAGGAGAAATTGACTAATTAACAGCAAGAAAGAGTCGTCCCAGTTAGTGAACTTACATAGGAAAACAAAATTTAATAATCTATATACACACCCTAAAGATCAAAACCATCCAGCTGAATGtgtcaaaacaagaaaaaaaaaaaaaaaaaaaaaaaaaaaaaatatcaaaaccatCAACAATCATAGTTAGTAATATAGCTGAGTGAAATTTCCATGGATTTTTCTTTGTGTCGTTTAGATGAGATGGGAATGAGATTGGTAGATGTCACCGAACTTTTGTAGACCACGGACAAGTTAGGAGGCCACACAAAGAAAAAAGAATACAACAAAGACTTT
The sequence above is a segment of the Papaver somniferum cultivar HN1 unplaced genomic scaffold, ASM357369v1 unplaced-scaffold_125, whole genome shotgun sequence genome. Coding sequences within it:
- the LOC113331385 gene encoding F-box/kelch-repeat protein At3g06240-like; its protein translation is MLIGRKLRSIDPMIICSVAYDALSSRFARNDLVVRNAIEYDYPFRSLGQDIVLLGCCHGLVCMQVSYMVFKDFLCVWNPCTKEYKVIPDEKIEDETAYAFGYDSTIDDYKLFKVIQIPAGSIFCLVDVYTLGSNSWRSIEDITYCFHNEKKVGVLANGNLHWLGWSCKITDTQIVERSKVISSLDVSNERFHEMQLAKEPLENEHNFRSLGVLEGRLCVLFHDDSKLDLWVMQDYGVQESWTKQFSIMKEQIRDRRLISLMWSFKNNEDHKYLICAEHDLFLYEPKQARVRRPEINGLRSLHHVENHFESLVSLGSGTYVGR